In Romboutsia lituseburensis, a genomic segment contains:
- a CDS encoding YabP/YqfC family sporulation protein, producing the protein MVEISTDLQVNQPTVTIIGNTFVSIENYLSIITYETDLIKIKTKVKSIKISGDKLSLKYIADGEIGIKGIIYTVEYVD; encoded by the coding sequence ATGGTAGAAATATCAACTGACCTACAGGTAAACCAACCTACAGTAACAATTATAGGAAATACATTTGTAAGTATAGAAAACTACCTATCAATAATAACTTATGAGACTGATTTGATAAAAATTAAAACAAAAGTCAAATCAATTAAAATATCTGGGGACAAACTTTCATTGAAATATATAGCTGATGGGGAGATAGGTATAAAAGGGATTATATATACTGTAGAATATGTGGATTAG
- the yqfD gene encoding sporulation protein YqfD, whose protein sequence is MISYIRGYYVITVEGIGIEKFLNHLIRNNIRIYNVNRTSNIKIEFCVDRRDIRAFKQVYRGSNYDIKVKQKTGIPFVLKRIYKLKGMWICAVISLLLLMSTSMFVTDIYIKVPEGIKQEEIRKELYNVGLKPGVYKRNIDRKEIRDYMMLKFDDIAYISINVKGTNIFVTVTRKAETLESKEKSNYCNIIAKKNGIIEKVIPRSGNQIAEVGSIVQKGDVLVSGSNTKSIPEVWASTFYEVSKSANCEDIIKEKTGNKKRVYTISFYDKKYTLRRNIKYKNYTIDNKEHKLTLGNYTFPIKVKVSTFNETKEVKIKIDKAKLKKDLSEKAQKELEYIIPASARIVNVEHDYKVNKNMLEYRITATTSENIAKVYNLSKSEAEQLIIEQNKPKEGEDAVPQNPNKRPIDDIRNEFELKEEKNDKQNNIENNNQ, encoded by the coding sequence GTGATAAGTTATATCAGGGGATACTACGTCATAACAGTAGAAGGGATAGGAATAGAAAAATTTTTAAATCACCTTATAAGGAATAACATACGAATATATAATGTTAATAGAACAAGTAATATTAAAATTGAGTTTTGTGTTGATAGACGTGACATAAGAGCCTTTAAACAGGTGTATAGGGGAAGTAACTATGATATTAAAGTAAAACAAAAAACAGGTATACCTTTTGTATTAAAGAGAATTTATAAATTAAAAGGAATGTGGATCTGTGCAGTTATTTCCCTGCTATTATTAATGTCTACATCCATGTTTGTAACAGATATATACATAAAAGTTCCAGAGGGAATAAAACAAGAAGAAATAAGAAAAGAACTTTATAATGTTGGACTTAAACCAGGTGTATACAAGAGAAATATAGACAGAAAAGAAATAAGAGACTATATGATGCTAAAATTTGATGATATAGCATACATATCCATAAATGTAAAAGGGACTAATATTTTTGTAACTGTAACGAGGAAAGCGGAGACGTTAGAGTCAAAAGAGAAATCAAATTATTGTAATATAATTGCTAAGAAAAATGGTATAATAGAAAAGGTAATCCCAAGAAGTGGTAATCAGATCGCTGAAGTTGGAAGTATCGTTCAAAAAGGAGATGTCTTAGTAAGTGGATCTAATACAAAATCTATACCTGAAGTTTGGGCAAGTACTTTTTATGAAGTGTCTAAAAGTGCAAATTGTGAAGATATTATAAAAGAGAAGACAGGTAATAAAAAAAGAGTATATACTATAAGTTTTTATGATAAAAAATATACATTAAGAAGAAATATAAAGTATAAAAACTATACTATAGATAATAAAGAACATAAATTAACTTTAGGAAATTATACATTTCCAATAAAAGTAAAGGTAAGTACATTTAATGAAACTAAAGAGGTTAAAATAAAGATAGATAAGGCAAAGCTAAAAAAGGATTTATCTGAAAAAGCACAAAAAGAATTAGAGTATATAATACCTGCTTCGGCAAGAATAGTTAATGTAGAACATGATTATAAAGTGAATAAAAATATGTTAGAATATAGAATAACAGCTACAACATCTGAAAATATAGCAAAAGTATATAATTTAAGCAAATCAGAAGCAGAACAACTAATCATAGAACAAAATAAGCCTAAGGAGGGTGAGGATGCTGTTCCTCAAAATCCTAATAAGAGACCGATAGATGATATAAGAAATGAATTTGAGCTAAAAGAAGAAAAAAATGATAAACAAAATAATATAGAAAATAATAATCAATAA
- a CDS encoding PhoH family protein: MIIQKKFIVSEERFERELFGNFDENVKLIEDALKIDVILREGNIVLMGEEKNVEQAIKLIEELHQTVSNGKNLDKQSIGYSISLLLEGSESKIKELEDTIILTKKGAPVQPKTLGQKEYIDLIKKNDITFGVGPAGTGKTYLAVAMAVKAFKKDEVSRIILTRPAVEAGENLGFLPGDLKDKVDPYLRPLYDALFDMLGPDKFNKYLERGTIEVAPLAFMRGRTLDNAFIILDEAQNTTPEQMKMFLTRLGFGSKAVVTGDLTQTDLPNKKKSGLLHAIGVLNGVEGIGHKMLTDKDVVRHELVQRIIRAYDRFDQREEERRAKHKIKKDDK; the protein is encoded by the coding sequence TTGATAATACAAAAAAAATTCATAGTATCAGAAGAAAGATTCGAAAGAGAGCTGTTTGGAAACTTTGATGAAAATGTAAAGCTAATAGAAGATGCCCTTAAAATAGATGTTATATTAAGAGAAGGTAATATTGTTTTAATGGGTGAGGAAAAAAATGTAGAACAAGCTATAAAACTTATAGAAGAGCTACATCAAACTGTTTCAAATGGTAAAAACTTAGATAAACAAAGTATTGGATATTCTATATCTCTATTATTAGAGGGTAGTGAATCTAAGATAAAAGAATTAGAAGACACTATTATACTTACTAAAAAAGGAGCTCCTGTTCAACCTAAGACATTAGGTCAAAAGGAATACATAGATTTAATTAAAAAAAATGATATAACATTTGGAGTAGGTCCAGCTGGAACTGGTAAAACATATTTAGCTGTTGCAATGGCAGTAAAAGCGTTTAAAAAAGATGAAGTAAGTAGAATTATATTAACAAGACCAGCAGTGGAAGCAGGTGAAAATCTAGGCTTTTTACCAGGAGATTTAAAAGATAAAGTAGACCCTTACTTAAGACCTTTATATGATGCTTTATTTGACATGTTAGGACCGGATAAGTTTAATAAGTATCTAGAAAGAGGTACTATAGAAGTAGCTCCATTAGCCTTTATGAGAGGTAGAACTCTTGATAATGCATTTATAATATTGGATGAAGCTCAAAATACAACACCTGAACAAATGAAGATGTTCTTAACTAGATTAGGATTTGGATCTAAAGCAGTAGTTACAGGTGATTTAACTCAAACAGATTTACCAAATAAGAAAAAAAGTGGATTATTACATGCCATAGGTGTTTTAAATGGAGTTGAAGGAATAGGTCATAAAATGTTAACTGATAAAGACGTTGTAAGACATGAGTTAGTACAGCGAATAATAAGAGCTTATGATAGGTTTGATCAAAGAGAAGAAGAAAGAAGGGCTAAACATAAGATTAAAAAAGATGATAAATAG
- the ybeY gene encoding rRNA maturation RNase YbeY — MEFIIDNRQDKLDVSEELIEKIKDIILECLDYEGYDDDYEVSLSFVDNKEIHELNKEFRGIDRPTDVLSFPMLSEEDELDIELEEVSLGDIVVSLERAFEQSMDYNHSFEREVCFLVCHSMFHLLGYDHDTEENTKEMRQKEEYILSKLNITRE, encoded by the coding sequence ATGGAATTTATAATAGACAATAGACAAGATAAATTAGATGTAAGTGAAGAGTTAATAGAAAAAATAAAAGATATAATATTAGAATGTTTAGATTATGAAGGATATGACGATGATTATGAAGTAAGCTTATCTTTTGTTGATAACAAGGAAATACATGAATTAAACAAAGAGTTTAGAGGGATAGATAGACCAACAGATGTGTTATCATTTCCTATGTTAAGTGAAGAAGATGAGCTTGATATTGAGCTTGAAGAAGTTTCTTTAGGAGACATAGTTGTATCTCTAGAAAGAGCATTTGAGCAAAGTATGGATTATAATCATAGCTTTGAAAGAGAAGTATGTTTTTTAGTTTGTCATAGTATGTTCCACCTTTTAGGCTATGATCATGATACTGAAGAAAATACTAAAGAAATGAGACAAAAGGAAGAATATATATTAAGCAAGTTAAACATAACAAGGGAGTAA
- a CDS encoding diacylglycerol kinase, with amino-acid sequence MKQKKTRQGIIQAFNAAIEGILYTFKSERNMKIHYCVAVIVLLASLFFIDNRLEMIMLIFSISLVVISEMFNTAIEKTIDMVTDTYHPLAKIAKDVAAGGVLIATLNSVAVGYLIFYNKLTTISDSLIYTIRQSQLHVTLICIVLVLIAVVVVKALTSTGTPLKGGMPSGHAALAFAMATLVTLIEAGLTVSTLSYLMAVLVAQSRIEGKIHTFWETVAGAILGVLIGLLVYQLKIVG; translated from the coding sequence ATGAAACAAAAAAAAACACGTCAGGGGATAATTCAAGCATTTAATGCTGCAATAGAAGGTATTTTATACACTTTTAAATCAGAAAGAAATATGAAAATACATTATTGTGTAGCAGTTATAGTGCTTTTAGCAAGTTTATTTTTTATAGATAATAGACTTGAAATGATAATGCTAATATTTTCGATAAGTTTAGTTGTAATATCTGAGATGTTTAATACTGCTATAGAAAAAACAATAGATATGGTAACCGATACTTATCATCCTTTGGCTAAAATAGCAAAAGATGTTGCAGCAGGAGGAGTACTAATAGCAACTTTAAACTCAGTTGCTGTAGGATATCTTATATTTTATAATAAATTAACTACTATATCTGATTCATTAATATATACAATTAGACAATCTCAGTTGCATGTAACTTTAATTTGTATAGTATTAGTTCTTATAGCTGTAGTTGTAGTAAAAGCACTAACATCTACGGGAACGCCCCTAAAAGGAGGTATGCCTAGTGGTCATGCAGCATTAGCATTTGCAATGGCTACGTTAGTAACGCTTATAGAAGCTGGACTTACAGTATCAACGTTATCTTATTTAATGGCAGTACTTGTAGCTCAAAGTAGGATAGAAGGTAAAATACATACGTTTTGGGAAACTGTAGCTGGAGCTATTTTAGGAGTTTTAATAGGACTTTTAGTATATCAACTTAAAATAGTTGGATAA
- the cdd gene encoding cytidine deaminase — MDNKQLLKIAEDARKYSHSPYSNFKVGAALLTKSGKVYTGCNVECASFGGTNCAERTAIFKAISEGDNDIDKIAIASDNSEKNEPTYPCGICRQVILEFGIDIKIVTGYSEGDIYECTIKDLVPNYFAGSDFREIK, encoded by the coding sequence ATGGATAATAAACAATTATTAAAGATAGCTGAAGATGCAAGAAAATATTCTCACTCACCGTACTCAAACTTTAAAGTAGGAGCAGCCCTGTTAACTAAAAGTGGAAAAGTTTATACAGGATGTAACGTTGAATGTGCATCTTTTGGTGGGACCAATTGTGCTGAAAGAACTGCTATTTTTAAGGCTATATCAGAAGGTGATAATGATATAGACAAAATAGCAATAGCAAGTGATAATTCAGAAAAGAATGAACCGACATATCCATGTGGTATATGCAGACAGGTGATTTTAGAATTTGGAATAGATATAAAGATAGTAACAGGATATTCTGAAGGTGATATATATGAATGCACAATAAAAGATTTAGTACCTAATTATTTTGCAGGTAGTGATTTTAGAGAAATTAAATAA
- the era gene encoding GTPase Era, with the protein MFKSGFVSIVGRPNVGKSTLMNNVVGEKIAIMSDKPQTTRNTIQAVHTDEECQVVFLDTPGIHKPKNKLGEFMVKSATDAFKNVDVVLYVVDESKKIGPGDRMIIEDLRSIKTPVILVINKMDQIEEQDLFDLMKMYHAEGVFKEIVPISALKGRNVKELLKVVQKYLEEGPKYFPEYMITDQPERVLVSELIREKVLHYVHDEIPHGVAVEIEKMKSRKDKEIVDISAVIYCERDSHKGIIIGKNGRKLKGIGKSAREDIELLLGSQANLQLWVKVKENWRNLQNYVSNFGYTEK; encoded by the coding sequence ATGTTTAAATCAGGATTTGTTAGTATAGTAGGTAGACCAAATGTAGGGAAATCTACTCTTATGAATAATGTAGTTGGAGAAAAGATAGCAATAATGAGTGATAAACCTCAAACAACAAGAAATACAATACAAGCGGTACATACAGATGAAGAGTGCCAAGTTGTATTTTTAGATACACCAGGAATACATAAACCAAAGAATAAATTAGGTGAGTTTATGGTTAAGTCAGCTACTGATGCATTTAAAAATGTAGATGTAGTGTTATATGTAGTTGATGAGTCTAAAAAGATAGGGCCTGGAGATAGAATGATAATAGAAGATCTTAGAAGTATAAAAACTCCAGTAATATTAGTTATAAACAAAATGGACCAAATTGAAGAACAAGACTTATTTGATTTAATGAAAATGTATCATGCTGAAGGTGTATTTAAAGAGATAGTACCAATATCAGCGTTAAAAGGAAGAAATGTTAAGGAACTTTTAAAAGTAGTTCAAAAGTATCTAGAAGAAGGTCCTAAATACTTCCCAGAATATATGATAACAGATCAACCAGAAAGAGTTTTAGTATCAGAACTAATAAGAGAAAAAGTGCTACATTATGTACATGATGAAATTCCTCATGGAGTTGCTGTTGAAATAGAAAAAATGAAATCTAGAAAAGATAAAGAAATAGTTGATATATCAGCTGTTATATATTGTGAAAGAGACTCTCATAAGGGTATAATAATAGGTAAGAATGGAAGAAAGTTAAAAGGTATAGGAAAATCAGCTAGAGAAGATATAGAATTACTTTTAGGGTCTCAAGCGAATCTTCAGTTATGGGTTAAAGTAAAAGAGAACTGGAGAAACCTACAAAATTATGTAAGTAATTTTGGATATACTGAAAAATAA
- the mgtE gene encoding magnesium transporter has product MDRKQDASQDLLSEVKILIENNKILELRELLEEYHIIDIFDIMEHLDEDMKIKLFEVLPLDMAASILEESDVDFFSTILSKIDIDHRRNILELMSLDDMADILSQLQEDEREEIMELLSQEDADDVKELLIYEEESTGGIMTTGYIEINKDMTAKQAIKHMRENAQDAETIYYIYVVDNDERLVGVLSLRELITARDASIVEDLMSENIISVYVDEDREEAVRLVSKYNLIAIPVIDRQQKLKGIITVDDIIDVMEEEASEDMYKFAGTSEQEREFVEKVNPTPKEQIFSSVRARIPWLAITLIGGLISSLILSNLDFVMNPTYRSLVFFIPVVIGMGGNIGTQSSVLTVMALSNKDLEFSNVIREGIVGLITGVICSILVGIATYIFINDINIVLIVSISLFINMILGAMIGAFMPVLFKKLDVDPSIISAPVIATALDITGIAIYIFITTILLSKIV; this is encoded by the coding sequence ATGGATAGGAAACAAGATGCTTCCCAGGATTTATTAAGTGAAGTCAAGATATTAATAGAAAACAACAAAATATTAGAGTTAAGAGAATTACTTGAAGAATATCATATAATAGATATTTTCGATATTATGGAGCATCTAGATGAGGATATGAAAATAAAATTATTTGAAGTCCTACCTCTAGATATGGCTGCTTCGATATTAGAAGAAAGTGATGTAGATTTTTTTAGCACTATATTATCCAAAATAGATATAGATCATCGAAGAAACATATTAGAATTAATGTCTCTGGATGATATGGCAGATATACTAAGTCAGCTACAAGAAGATGAGAGAGAAGAAATAATGGAGCTTCTAAGTCAAGAAGATGCTGATGATGTAAAAGAATTATTAATATATGAAGAAGAATCTACAGGTGGAATTATGACCACTGGGTATATAGAAATAAATAAAGATATGACAGCTAAGCAGGCTATAAAGCATATGAGAGAAAATGCTCAAGATGCAGAAACCATATACTATATATATGTAGTTGATAATGATGAAAGATTAGTGGGTGTATTATCACTAAGAGAATTAATAACTGCACGAGATGCTAGTATAGTTGAAGACTTAATGAGTGAAAATATTATTTCTGTTTATGTAGATGAAGATAGAGAAGAAGCTGTAAGGCTGGTATCAAAATATAATTTAATAGCAATACCTGTTATAGATAGACAACAAAAGTTAAAAGGAATAATAACAGTAGATGATATAATTGATGTAATGGAAGAAGAAGCAAGTGAAGATATGTATAAGTTTGCAGGTACATCAGAGCAAGAAAGGGAGTTCGTTGAAAAAGTAAATCCAACTCCTAAAGAGCAAATATTTTCTTCTGTTAGAGCTAGAATTCCATGGCTTGCTATAACTTTAATAGGAGGATTAATATCAAGTTTAATACTTTCTAATTTAGATTTTGTAATGAATCCTACTTATAGATCTTTAGTATTTTTTATACCGGTTGTCATAGGCATGGGTGGAAATATAGGAACTCAATCATCAGTCTTAACTGTAATGGCGCTTTCTAATAAAGATTTAGAGTTTAGCAATGTTATAAGAGAAGGTATTGTAGGTCTTATTACGGGTGTAATATGTTCAATTCTTGTAGGAATTGCAACTTATATATTTATAAATGATATAAATATAGTTTTGATTGTATCAATATCTTTATTTATAAATATGATATTAGGAGCAATGATAGGTGCGTTTATGCCTGTTTTATTCAAAAAATTAGATGTAGATCCATCTATAATATCAGCTCCTGTTATAGCTACAGCCCTTGATATTACAGGGATAGCTATATATATATTTATTACTACTATATTATTGTCAAAAATTGTCTAA
- a CDS encoding YqzL family protein, with amino-acid sequence MNNLCWEVFKKTGSIEAYLYLQDCKSLHQENEDMREIETDYDNIEYPGDST; translated from the coding sequence ATGAACAATTTATGTTGGGAAGTTTTTAAAAAGACGGGTAGTATAGAAGCCTATCTGTATTTACAGGATTGTAAAAGTTTACATCAAGAAAATGAAGATATGAGGGAGATAGAAACAGACTATGATAATATTGAATACCCAGGGGATAGTACTTAA
- the recO gene encoding DNA repair protein RecO, producing the protein MIILNTQGIVLKAVRYEENDVILTLFTRKLGKVAALAKGAKKNKSSLLSSSQLFSYSNYTLKKQGSMYRVSQSDIIKSFYDISYDIEAFSYATYITKLVEGSTLENQTNNRLFILLAQTLHLYTQTDVDKKYITRAFELKFLDYIGFKPVVNRCCGCGTKNLGKPTFNVYEGGTLCKICSENSENNLDIDITTLKLMEYILSNDILQCSKAKVSKYITYELGKILKQYLNIYVDNVNLKSLNLLQSIQNNKGVDKGE; encoded by the coding sequence ATGATAATATTGAATACCCAGGGGATAGTACTTAAAGCTGTAAGGTACGAAGAAAATGATGTAATATTAACTTTGTTTACAAGAAAGCTTGGTAAGGTTGCTGCATTAGCAAAAGGTGCGAAAAAAAATAAAAGTTCTTTGCTTTCATCTTCGCAGCTTTTTTCTTATTCAAATTACACCCTTAAAAAGCAAGGAAGCATGTACAGGGTAAGCCAAAGTGATATTATAAAAAGCTTTTATGATATTTCTTATGATATAGAAGCTTTTTCGTACGCAACTTATATTACAAAACTAGTGGAAGGATCCACTCTTGAAAATCAAACTAACAATAGGCTATTTATACTACTTGCCCAAACTCTACACTTGTATACACAGACAGATGTAGATAAAAAATATATAACTAGAGCATTTGAATTAAAATTCTTAGACTATATAGGATTTAAGCCGGTAGTAAATAGATGTTGTGGATGTGGAACTAAGAATTTAGGCAAACCTACTTTTAATGTGTATGAAGGTGGAACATTGTGCAAAATATGTAGTGAAAATAGTGAAAATAACTTAGATATTGATATAACAACTTTGAAACTAATGGAATATATATTAAGTAATGATATATTACAGTGCAGCAAGGCAAAAGTTTCAAAGTATATAACTTATGAGTTAGGAAAAATATTAAAACAATATCTAAATATTTATGTTGACAATGTGAATTTAAAATCATTAAACTTATTACAAAGCATACAAAATAATAAGGGAGTTGATAAGGGTGAGTAG
- a CDS encoding DUF4342 domain-containing protein: MSSNITIEKLDAVTERVPNATYADAKKALLECNGDVIEAVILLESQKGFGGKTKQAKKTVEQVFSKDNEDLKDLKVQVKELLKKSSVIRVIVEKNGKVVMNIPLTVGVVGLALGPLVTLVGLSAAVIGKYNIMIQNEEDGSIVDLGELNEEKLNMLKQMLTNTAKEVKDVVVDNKKDDKDITDELMKEDESITINLDKKDE, from the coding sequence GTGAGTAGCAATATAACTATAGAAAAGTTAGATGCAGTTACAGAAAGAGTTCCAAATGCAACTTATGCAGATGCTAAAAAGGCTCTTCTAGAATGTAATGGAGATGTAATAGAAGCTGTAATTTTACTAGAATCTCAAAAAGGATTTGGAGGTAAAACGAAACAAGCTAAAAAAACAGTAGAGCAAGTATTTTCTAAGGATAATGAAGATCTTAAAGACTTAAAGGTTCAAGTTAAAGAGCTTTTAAAGAAAAGTAGCGTAATAAGAGTTATAGTTGAAAAAAATGGAAAAGTTGTAATGAATATACCTTTAACAGTAGGTGTTGTTGGTTTAGCACTAGGTCCATTAGTTACTTTAGTTGGTTTATCAGCGGCAGTTATAGGAAAATACAACATAATGATCCAAAATGAAGAGGATGGATCAATCGTCGATTTAGGTGAATTAAATGAAGAAAAGCTTAATATGCTAAAGCAAATGTTAACTAATACAGCAAAAGAAGTTAAAGATGTTGTAGTGGATAACAAAAAGGACGATAAAGATATAACTGATGAACTTATGAAAGAAGATGAAAGTATAACTATAAATCTAGATAAAAAAGATGAGTAG
- the glyQ gene encoding glycine--tRNA ligase subunit alpha, whose amino-acid sequence MNFQNMILTLQNYWAKQGCIMMQPYDVEKGAGTMNPNTLLRSLGPEPWKVCYVEPSRRPADGRYGENPNRLYQHHQFQVILKPSPDNIQELYLESLKQIGIDPKEHDIRFVEDNWESTTVGAWGLGWEVWLDGMEITQFTYFQQVGGIECELETGEITYGLERLAMYIQEVDSVYDLMWNDELTYGDVFKQAEYENSVYAFEACDADMLFNLFDTYEKEATKLIERNLVIPAYDYVLKCSHTFNTLDARGAVGVSQRASFIGRVRTMARNVSSAYVKQREEMGFPLIKEGK is encoded by the coding sequence ATGAATTTTCAAAATATGATACTAACATTGCAAAATTACTGGGCTAAGCAAGGATGTATCATGATGCAACCTTATGATGTAGAAAAAGGTGCAGGAACAATGAATCCAAACACTCTTTTAAGATCGTTAGGTCCAGAACCTTGGAAAGTATGCTACGTAGAACCATCTAGAAGGCCAGCAGATGGTAGATATGGTGAGAATCCAAATAGATTATATCAACATCATCAATTCCAAGTTATATTAAAACCGTCACCAGATAATATACAAGAGCTATATTTAGAAAGTTTAAAGCAAATCGGTATAGATCCAAAAGAACATGATATAAGATTTGTCGAAGATAACTGGGAATCTACAACAGTTGGTGCTTGGGGACTTGGATGGGAAGTATGGTTAGATGGAATGGAAATTACTCAATTTACATATTTCCAACAAGTTGGAGGTATCGAGTGTGAACTTGAAACTGGAGAAATAACATATGGACTTGAAAGACTTGCTATGTACATACAAGAAGTTGACAGTGTTTATGACTTAATGTGGAATGATGAATTAACTTATGGCGATGTATTTAAGCAAGCTGAATATGAAAACTCTGTATATGCATTTGAAGCATGTGATGCAGATATGTTATTTAATTTATTTGATACATACGAAAAAGAAGCTACTAAACTTATAGAAAGAAATCTAGTAATACCAGCATATGATTATGTTTTAAAATGTTCTCATACATTTAACACTTTAGATGCGAGAGGTGCTGTAGGAGTAAGTCAAAGAGCATCATTTATAGGTAGAGTAAGAACTATGGCAAGAAATGTTTCTTCTGCTTATGTTAAACAAAGAGAAGAAATGGGATTCCCACTTATAAAGGAGGGTAAATAA